A stretch of the Pan paniscus chromosome 2, NHGRI_mPanPan1-v2.0_pri, whole genome shotgun sequence genome encodes the following:
- the CSNKA2IP gene encoding casein kinase II subunit alpha'-interacting protein: protein MVPLAYYGQHFVPLDYFYQLSSANTLTHQHTGEKLNQFNNQPMAKVQSHSNHFAAPPLGSNKKVQRCSVLPSPKYQDKISQSFCDRILNSPSFHAKHQNTPSIGLHWRSSLWPAQRALNSHLLHSKAQTTSSSDLNMTSSLELKQTALSLQLPFCEPQTTSSSLDVCWRSLSLKSHQRVSSSSLFRLQNQEIPSINIIWTSSSLGPKRKALSSTLLQSKPQKTSSLDYLWTSSLQRNQRSLSSPSLNTKLQTSDLFWTSPSFKPNQMALTSPLLDSRLQKTPILNSNPTTGGLPVSHSKARQSASSYFVHPSENLPLFQLNSQSMFMLDCNFQTTNSPVCHSKFQNTTSPNGKHRVTHLPSPHPKTNISGQLLSSSKHCTRNTAASTLGFRLQSKSSFQFSPKTESNKEIPWTLKYSQPCIVKGGTVPDDVVNKIVNSISNTRIQRDLCRQILFRRMRGRPNPHPGPRLSSNYVVCLACASCLKSPCNHLRGKKNPHCATLSVIPTPEANSEGKIEVKLVLILSLPETFSSCLPFPMKENQPNEAPEDNLEGVEKIQQFFPTSERDIQGLNMKQIWWAVAPENKVIGQQPQAIDWLFYVKKNNSQPQSLLPSSSSSTSSSSTTSSSSVASASSDSSSSSSSSSSFSISSSSSPSKEFMTLTLSRPVFRKVLSYHRLPAGVSWLEFIYSKDYQLHPRKPNRSQSSSLKTKPVRNNNTVKWRKGANTLFKFFRTK, encoded by the coding sequence ATGGTGCCACTAGCATATTATGGTCAACACTTTGTGCCATTAGACTACTTCTACCAACTGTCCTCAGCCAATACATTAACACATCAACATACAGGTGAAAAACTAAATCAGTTCAATAACCAACCTATGGCCAAAGTGCAATCCCATAGCAATCACTTTGCAGCACCTCCACTGGGCTCCAATAAGAAGGTCCAGAGATGCTCAGTATTGCCTTCTCCCAAATATCAGGACAAAATTTCACAGAGCTTCtgtgataggattctgaattcacCATCGTTCCATGCCAAGCATCAGAACACACCTTCAATAGGCCTCCACTGGAGAAGTTCATTGTGGCCTGCTCAAAGAGCCCTGAACTCTCATTTGTTGCACTCCAAAGCTCAAACAACGTCTTCATCTGACCTCAACATGACATCATCACTGGAGCTCAAACAAACAGCCCTGAGTTTACAACTACCCTTCTGTGAACCTCAAACAACATCTTCAAGCCTAGATGTTTGCTGGAGATCACTTTCATTGAAGTCTCATCAAAGAGTCTCAAGTTCATCATTATTTCGCCTCCAAAATCAAGAAATACCTTCCATAAACATCATTTGGACATCATCTTCCTTGGGACCCAAACGAAAAGCCCTTAGCTCGACATTGCTTCAATCCAAACCTCAGAAAACATCCTCATTGGACTACCTTTGGACATCTTCATTGCAGCGCAATCAAAGATCTTTGAGTTCACCATCACTCAACACAAAACTTCAAACAAGTGACTTATTTTGGACATCACCTTCTTTCAAACCCAATCAAATGGCTCTTACCTCTCCATTACTTGACTCTAGGCTTCAGAAAACACCTATATTGAACTCTAACCCCACTACTGGAGGCTTACCAGTGTCCCATTCAAAAGCAAGGCAATCAGCATCATCATATTTTGTCCACCCATCTGAGAATTTACCATTGTTTCAGCTCAATTCTCAGTCAATGTTTATGCTTGATTGTAACTTCCAGACCACGAATTCACCTGTCTGTCACTCCAAGTTTCAGAATACCACTTCACCAAATGGCAAACACAGAGTCACACATCTACCATCACCCCATCCAAAAACAAACATCTCAGGTCAATTATTATCAAGCTCCAAACACTGCACCAGGAACACAGCTGCTTCAACATTAGGTTTCAGACTCCAGAGTAAAAGCAGCTTTCAGTTTTCTCCAAAGACagaatcaaataaagaaattCCTTGGACTTTAAAGTATAGTCAGCCCTGCATTGTTAAAGGTGGAACTGTCCCTGATGatgttgtaaataaaattgtcaaTTCTATCTCGAATACCAGAATACAGAGGGATCTCTGTAGGCAGATTTTGTTTAGAAGGATGAGGGGAAGGCCAAATCCTCATCCTGGTCCTCGCTTGTCATCAAATTATGTGGTTTGCTTAGCTTGTGCTTCCTGCCTAAAATCTCCATGTAACCAtcttagaggaaagaaaaatcctCATTGTGCAACACTTTCTGTCATACCAACACCTGAGGCCAATTCTGAGGGCAAAATAGAAGTGAAATTAGTTCTTATCCTTTCTCTACCAGAGACTTTCTCATCTTGTCTCCCATTCCCTATGAAAGAAAACCAGCCTAATGAAGCCCCTGAAGACAACCTTGAAGGAGTAGAGAAGATACAGCAGTTTTTCCCCACATCTGAACGGGATATCCAGGGACTTAATATGAAGCAAATATGGTGGGCGGTAGCCCCCGAAAACAAAGTTATAGGCCAACAGCCCCAGGCTATTGACTGGctgttttatgttaaaaaaaataattctcagcCACAATCCCTgctcccatcctcctcctcctccacttcctcctcctccaccacctcctcctcctctgttgcCTCTGCCTCTTCTGACtcctcttcttcatcttcttcctcctcttccttttccatctcatcctcttcctctccttccaaaGAGTTTATGACCCTCACTCTCTCACGTCCTGTATTCCGTAAGGTACTTAGCTACCATCGGTTGCCTGCAGGGGTCTCCTGGCTTGAGTTTATATATAGCAAAGATTACCAGCTGCATCCCAGAAAACCAAATCGAAGCCAATCATCATCTCTTAAAACAAAGCCTGTGAGGAACAACAATACAGTAAAATGGAGAAAGGGAGCAAACACACTGTTCAAATTTTTCCGGACAAAATGA